A window of Macadamia integrifolia cultivar HAES 741 unplaced genomic scaffold, SCU_Mint_v3 scaffold155, whole genome shotgun sequence contains these coding sequences:
- the LOC122064176 gene encoding cytochrome P450 81Q32-like, with product MEMLAFYYFLAFFLAFFLLSKRLFPKRKNLPPSGPLSLPIIGHLYLFKKPLHHTLARISSQYGPILLLKFGSRRVLHVSSPSVAEECFTTNDIVFANRPHFLLGKYLGFDNTVLAFASYGQHWRNLRRLTTHEIFSSTRLHMFSKIRTNEVHSLLQRLLGNSSKTVEMKSMFFDLTLNNMMMMITGKRYYGDNVGVLDKAKQFQELVEDMFGAGGASNIEDFFPLLKWVGFNGLEKKMVRLQRKRDQFMQELIEEHRMVRSQSKDEKSLIDVLLSLQEGDPKYYTDEIIIGIIQVLLTAGTNTTVVTMEWAMSLLLNNPEVLKKAQAEIDTIVGQDRLLNESDVAHLPYLHCIINETLRLYPAGPLLVPHESSEECTVGGFTIPRGTMLLVNQWAIQKDPKLWEEPTKFIPERMESTGGVREGYKFMPFGSGRRSCPGEGLAMRVVGLTLGSLIQCFEWERDDEELIDMTEGTGLTLPKAKPLVAKCKPRPAMLSFLSQL from the exons ATGGAGATGTTAGCATTCTACTACTTCCTAGCTTTCTTTCTagccttctttctcctctccaAACGACTCTTCCCAAAGAGAAAAAACCTTCCACCAAGTGGCCCTCTCTCCTTGCCCATCATAGGCCATCTCTATCTATTCAAGAAGCCACTCCACCACACCTTAGCCCGTATCTCATCCCAATACGGCCCCATCTTACTCCTTAAATTTGGTTCACGCCGTGTTCTCCATGTCTCTTCCCCTTCAGTAGCTGAGGAATGTTTCACAACCAATGACATCGTCTTCGCCAACCGCCCTCACTTCCTCCTTGGGAAATACTTGGGTTTCGATAACACCGTCCTCGCCTTTGCTTCCTACGGCCAACATTGGCGTAATCTCAGGCGCCTCACCACCCATGAGATTTTCTCCTCTACTCGTCTCCATATGTTCTCCAAAATACGTACCAATGAAGTACACTCTTTATTGCAGCGGCTCCTCGGAAACTCTTCTAAGACTGTAGAAATGAAGTCCATGTTCTTTGACTTAACACTCAAtaacatgatgatgatgattactGGAAAGAGGTACTATGGAGATAATGTTGGGGTATTGGATAAGGCTAAACAGTTCCAAGAGCTTGTAGAGGATATGTTTGGTGCTGGTGGGGCATCCAACATTGAAGATTTCTTTCCATTGTTGAAGTGGGTTGGCTTCAATGGTTTGGAAAAGAAGATGGTAAGGTTGCAGAGAAAGCGGGACCAATTTATGCAGGAATTGATTGAAGAACATAGGATGGTGAGAAGTCAATCCAAGGATGAGAAGTCATTGATCGATGTTTTGTTGTCGCTCCAAGAAGGAGACCCAAAGTACTACACCGATGAAATCATCATAGGCATTATACAA GTTTTGCTAACAGCTGGGACTAATACTACAGTAGTGACTATGGAATGGGCGATGTCACTATTGTTGAACAATCCAGAAGTACTCAAGAAGGCACAAGCTGAAATCGACACCATTGTGGGACAAGACCGATTGCTCAATGAATCAGATGTTGCCCATCTCCCATATCTTCATTGCATCATAAATGAGACACTTCGGCTATACCCTGCCGGCCCCCTGCTAGTACCCCATGAATCATCAGAAGAGTGCACTGTAGGAGGTTTTACCATCCCACGTGGCACAATGCTATTGGTGAACCAGTGGGCCATCCAAAAGGATCCCAAGTTATGGGAAGAACCCACAAAGTTCATACCAGAGAGAATGGAGAGTACTGGAGGAGTAAGGGAAGGGTACAAGTTCATGCCATTTGGGTCGGGGAGGAGGAGTTGCCCTGGGGAGGGTCTGGCCATGCGTGTGGTTGGGTTGACATTGGGCTCATTGATTCAGTGCTTTGAGTGGGAAAGGGATGATGAAGAGCTGATCGACATGACCGAAGGCACTGGACTCACCTTGCCCAAAGCTAAGCCCTTGGTGGCTAAGTGCAAGCCACGTCCAGCCATGTTGAGTTTCCTTTCTCAACTTTGA
- the LOC122064177 gene encoding cytochrome P450 81Q32-like, with protein sequence MEMLAFYYFLAFFLAFFLLSKQLFPMRKNLPPSGPLSLPIIGHLYLFKKPLHHTLARISAQHGPILLLKFGSRRVLHVSSPSAAEECFTTNDIVFANRPHFLAGKYLGFDYTAFGFASYGQHWRNLRRITTLEIFSSTRLQIFSKIRTNEVHSLLRRLLVVAGNSSKSIEMKFMFFELTLNNMMMMIAGKRYYGDNVEDLNKARQFQELVEEIFGAGGASNIEDFLPFLKWVGFNGLEKKLVRLQIKRDQFMKELIEEHRMARTQSKDEKSLLDVLLSLQEDDPNYYTDEIITGIIHVLLTAGTDTTAETMEWAMSLLLNHPEVLKKAQAEIDTIVGQDRLLNESDVAHLPYLRCVINETLRLYPAGPLLVPHESSEECIVGGYTIPRGTILLVNQWAIQKDPKLWEEPTKFIPERMESIGGVRDGYKLMPFGSGRRSCPGEGLALRVVGLALGSLIQCFEWERVDEELIDMTEGTGVTLPKAKPLVANCKPRPTMLSFLSQL encoded by the exons ATGGAGATGTTAGCATTCTACTACTTCCTAGCTTTCTTTCTagccttctttctcctctccaAACAACTCTTCCCAATGAGAAAAAACCTTCCACCAAGTGGCCCTCTCTCCTTGCCCATCATTGGCCATCTCTATCTATTCAAGAAGCCACTCCACCACACCTTAGCCCGCATCTCAGCCCAACACGGCCCCATCTTACTACTTAAATTTGGTTCACGCCGTGTTCTTCATGTCTCTTCCCCTTCAGCAGCTGAGGAATGTTTCACAACCAATGACATCGTCTTCGCCAACCGCCCTCACTTCCTCGCTGGGAAATATTTGGGTTTCGATTACACCGCCTTCGGCTTTGCTTCTTACGGCCAACATTGGCGAAATCTCAGGCGCATCACCACTCTTGAGATCTTCTCCTCTACTCGTCTCCAAATTTTCTCCAAAATACGTACCAATGAAGTACACTCTTTACTCCGGCGGCTCCTCGTAGTGGCCGGAAACTCTTCTAAGAGCATAGAAATGAAGTTCATGTTCTTTGAGCTAACCCTTAacaatatgatgatgatgattgctGGAAAACGGTACTATGGTGATAATGTTGAGGACTTGAATAAGGCAAGACAGTTCCAAGAGCTTGTAGAAGAAATATTTGGTGCTGGTGGGGCATCCAACATTGAAGATTTCTTGCCATTTTTGAAGTGGGTTGGCTTCAATGGTTTGGAGAAGAAGTTGGTGAGGTTGCAGATAAAGCGGGACCAATTCATGAAGGAATTGATTGAAGAGCACCGGATGGCAAGAACTCAATCCAAGGATGAGAAGTCATTGCTTGATGTTCTATTGTCGCTCCAAGAAGATGACCCAAACTACTACACCGATGAAATCATCACAGGCATTATACAC GTTTTGCTAACAGCTGGGACTGATACGACAGCAGAGACTATGGAATGGGCGATGTCACTATTGTTGAACCATCCAGAAGTCCTCAAGAAGGCACAAGCTGAGATCGACACCATTGTTGGACAAGACCGACTGCTCAATGAATCAGATGTTGCCCATCTCCCATACCTTCGTTGCGTCATAAATGAGACACTTCGGCTATACCCTGCCGGCCCACTGCTAGTGCCCCATGAATCATCAGAAGAGTGCATTGTGGGAGGTTATACCATCCCACGTGGCACAATACTATTGGTGAACCAGTGGGCCATCCAAAAGGATCCCAAGTTATGGGAAGAACCCACAAAGTTCATACCAGAGAGAATGGAGAGCATTGGAGGAGTAAGGGATGGGTATAAGTTGATGCCATTTGGGTCGGGGAGGAGGAGTTGCCCTGGGGAGGGTCTGGCCTTGCGTGTGGTTGGGTTGGCATTGGGTTCATTGATTCAGTGCTTTGAGTGGGAAAGGGTTGATGAAGAGCTGATCGACATGACCGAAGGCACTGGAGTCACCTTGCCCAAAGCTAAGCCCTTGGTGGCTAACTGCAAGCCACGTCCAACCATGTTGAGTTTCCTTTCTCAACTTTGA